Genomic segment of Cronobacter dublinensis subsp. dublinensis LMG 23823:
GCCCAGGGCAGCGACAAATCGCGCATTCTCGACGCCACGATTTTCCTCGCCGACGGCGGTGACTTCGCGCTGATGAACAAAGCGTGGGATGAATGGGTTGTGGCAGGCTCAGCCCCGGTACGCTGCACCGTGCAGGCCCGCCTGATGAACCCGCGTTATAAAGTCGAAATCAAAATTATCGCCGCGCTGTAACACTCTGCCGCCGCCCTCTACTGGCGGCGGTCTTCTGTGGGGTTCGCGCCCATCCGCGTTAAATGTCGCCGCTGCAACCGCAGCAGATCCCGCACTGACAATACCCGATACGCCAGGCCGTGCGCGCACGCCACCTCGCCGATAATCTCGCTCAGCGCCGTAAAATGGCGGTGGCTCCAGTCGGGAAACAGATGGTGCGTTAAGTGCAGGTTCAGCCCGCCGAGCCAGTAGCCCAGCAGCCGTGGCCGCGCGCCCCAGTCAAAGGTCGTGGCGAACGCGTGGTGATACGGGCTCGGCGGCATCGCACCCTTGACAGGCGTCGGATAAAAATGCCCTTTCGCCCAGTGGGTGCCGATAAGCAGCGACACAAACAGCGCCGAGACCAGCATCTGGCTTGCCAGATACACGGTCAGTACGGTGATGAACGAGAGCTTTCCGGCCATGAACAGCGCCGGAACGCCGAGCGCCAGGAGAAAATGCGCGCCCTTCAGCAGCAGAAACACCCCCGCGCCACCCGCGCCCTGATGGGGTAAATGGCGCGTGAAAGGCGTGTTGCCGAGCCGGTCGCGCCAGTCCATCCACCAGGCGTACCACGGAAAAGTGAGCGCCGCCACCAGCGGCCAGTAGAGATGCTGATAGCGCATGACAGGCTTCCAGCGCTGAAACGGCGTCTGGCACAGCACGCCGTTCTCGTCGATATCCGGGTCATAGCCCTGAATATTGGTGTACGGGTGATGAAACTGCACGTGCCGCACCTGCCAGCTGTCGGCATCGAGGCCGAGCGGCAGGCTGATAACGCGTCCAAGCCAGGCGTTCGCCGCCCCGGAGCGGCAAAACGCGTTATGGCTGGCGTCGTGCAGCACGTTTACCACCAGCATCATCGCAAAAAAGATAAAGCCGAAATAGCAGAGCGCGTAGCCGGCAAGGCCCGACGGCGTAAGGCACAGCAGATAACACGCCGCAGCCCCCAGCGCGAGGAGCGCAAGCTTTAACCACATTCCCCGGTCGGCGAACCGGTGATCGCGCCGCTCTGCCAGATAACGCTGACAGGCTGAGCGAAACGCCTTATGCAGCGCCCGGTCGCGCCCTGCCGCGCGCGGCGGCGAGTTATGCGGCATGCGCACGCCCCATCTGGCGCAGAAACGCACGCTGGGCGGCCCGCAGCTCGCCATAGCGGATACAGCGGTACGGTAGCCCGTGCTCCGCCGCCAGCTCGCCGATAATTCGCGCGAGCGCCGGGTAATGCCGATGGTGCCAGCCAGGAAACAGATGGTGCGTCAGGTGATAGTTCAGCCCGCCGGTCAGCATCTCCTGCCAGCGCTGAGGCGTGTGCCAGTCGCAGGCGGTCATAAAGTTATGGTAATACCAGCCGTGCGCCATAACCAGGTTCTCACCCGTCGGCGCCTGATAAAACGCCGCATCAGCCCAGTGCGTGCCCAGCAGCAGAAACACCACCATCAGCGAGGTGCACATCTGCACCAAGAGATAGAGGCCGAGCACCAGGCCGCCGTCATGCCCCATCAGCAGCGGCAGGCCCAGCATCAGCGTCAGGTGGCCGAGCTTGCTGAAAATAAACGCCGCCCAGCCCGCCGCGCCCGGCAGCAGGCGCTCCGCGCGCAGCGGCGTGCGCCCGAGCCTGTCGGCCCAGTCAAACACTACGCCTATCCAGCTCAGGGATAACGCCGCCACCAGCGGCCAGTAAACATGCTGCCAACGCATCCAGCCGCGCCAGCGCTGAAACGGCGTCTGGCGGAAAATCCCGTTTTCTTCGGTATCCAGATCGTAGCGTTCGATATTGGCGTAGCGGTGATGAAAGCTGACGTGGCGCACGCGCCAGTAGACCGGTTCAATGCCCGTGGAGAGCGTCACCGCCCGGCTGATTACGGCGTTCAGCACGCGGCTGCGGACAAACGTGTGGTGCGAGGCGTCGTGGTTAACGTCGATATTCAGCCACATCATCAGCACGGCAAACGCCACGTAGCCCGCCATAAACGCCAGCGGCTGCGAGGCGCGCAGCGCCAGGCTGTAAGAGGCGATGGCCGCGAGCAGGATCAGCACCGCTTTGCTTATCGCCCGCCGGTTGGCGAAACGATGGTCGCCGCGCGCGTGCAGATAACCATACGCCCGCCGCTGCAGCGCCCGATGAAACGCACCTTCCTGCGCCGTGCCGAAACGCAGCGGAGTCAGTGTCTTAACCATGACGCAGCGCCCTCGTTTTCATCCCGCCCATCAGCAGCATCAGCAAGCCGTGGAGCCCCAGCAAGGGCAGGCTTAGCTGCCAGAGAAGCCCCTGCCAGCCAAAAGCGAAGAGACACAGCAGCGGCATCAGGCACGTAACTGTCGCCCAGCCGACGCGGCTCCCGCGCCGTCCGTCGCTGAGTAGCCCGAGCATTACCGACGCGGCCACCAGCAGCACAAACAGCGCCACCTGTTCCCTGCCGATATCCTCGTAGCCGTAACCGTAACGCTGGATATACCCGATAACCGGGATAAACAGCAGCAGCGTGGCGCTGACGATAACCTGCGGCGCGGGGCCTTGCCTTGCGGCAGGCGGCGGCAGGCGCAGGCCGAGCAGGCGGGCAAATGGCGCGTTGCTCTCACGCAGCGGGTTCGCGGAGGCGATATAGCCCTTCACGCCGTAGTGATGCTCGCCGCGCGCGGGCGGCTGATGAGTAAACGATCCAAACAGCTTATCCCACAGGATCAAGGTGCCGCCGTAGTTGCTGTTGGCAAAGCTGCGCTCGCGCAGGTGATGCACCCGATGATGTGACGGTGTCACAAACAGCCGTTCCAGGAAGCCGAGTCGCCCGGTAAATGCGTTATGGTTAAAAAACTGGACGGTATAGTGGAGGATGGAAACCGCCAGAAACACCGACAGCGGCACGCCCGCCACCGCCAGCAGCAGAAAAAACGGGATCGAGGTGAGCGACGAGTACCAGG
This window contains:
- a CDS encoding sterol desaturase family protein; translation: MNELTLPIVVMLALVFGEALLVKWRGKEAVDWRDVVFNVNSGQMMLWLFRGLEVLCYGLVSRTANLELFDGLPAAVVWAFAFIAWDFGFYWLHRLHHQWPLLWAVHSVHHHGEHYNLSLGVRNSWYSSLTSIPFFLLLAVAGVPLSVFLAVSILHYTVQFFNHNAFTGRLGFLERLFVTPSHHRVHHLRERSFANSNYGGTLILWDKLFGSFTHQPPARGEHHYGVKGYIASANPLRESNAPFARLLGLRLPPPAARQGPAPQVIVSATLLLFIPVIGYIQRYGYGYEDIGREQVALFVLLVAASVMLGLLSDGRRGSRVGWATVTCLMPLLCLFAFGWQGLLWQLSLPLLGLHGLLMLLMGGMKTRALRHG
- a CDS encoding acyl-CoA desaturase is translated as MVKTLTPLRFGTAQEGAFHRALQRRAYGYLHARGDHRFANRRAISKAVLILLAAIASYSLALRASQPLAFMAGYVAFAVLMMWLNIDVNHDASHHTFVRSRVLNAVISRAVTLSTGIEPVYWRVRHVSFHHRYANIERYDLDTEENGIFRQTPFQRWRGWMRWQHVYWPLVAALSLSWIGVVFDWADRLGRTPLRAERLLPGAAGWAAFIFSKLGHLTLMLGLPLLMGHDGGLVLGLYLLVQMCTSLMVVFLLLGTHWADAAFYQAPTGENLVMAHGWYYHNFMTACDWHTPQRWQEMLTGGLNYHLTHHLFPGWHHRHYPALARIIGELAAEHGLPYRCIRYGELRAAQRAFLRQMGRAHAA
- a CDS encoding fatty acid desaturase family protein, whose amino-acid sequence is MPHNSPPRAAGRDRALHKAFRSACQRYLAERRDHRFADRGMWLKLALLALGAAACYLLCLTPSGLAGYALCYFGFIFFAMMLVVNVLHDASHNAFCRSGAANAWLGRVISLPLGLDADSWQVRHVQFHHPYTNIQGYDPDIDENGVLCQTPFQRWKPVMRYQHLYWPLVAALTFPWYAWWMDWRDRLGNTPFTRHLPHQGAGGAGVFLLLKGAHFLLALGVPALFMAGKLSFITVLTVYLASQMLVSALFVSLLIGTHWAKGHFYPTPVKGAMPPSPYHHAFATTFDWGARPRLLGYWLGGLNLHLTHHLFPDWSHRHFTALSEIIGEVACAHGLAYRVLSVRDLLRLQRRHLTRMGANPTEDRRQ
- a CDS encoding RidA family protein, whose product is MTIKRIDPADRWSDAVIHNQTIYYTGVPENLDGDAYEQTANTLAQIDTLLTAQGSDKSRILDATIFLADGGDFALMNKAWDEWVVAGSAPVRCTVQARLMNPRYKVEIKIIAAL